A DNA window from Halorubrum sp. DM2 contains the following coding sequences:
- a CDS encoding MMPL family transporter, translating to MRLGERIEAGIRRLNDVIVDRPRAVVVAFLLLTAVFAGGIGLVSTETEPTEGFTEGLDEQEALDAVNEEFEDPFAANGESTQLIHVSGNALSKEALVRNLRVLERVESRESLRMADANGAATTVAQAIDPSATTVTEQRRALEGATETEVRRTVRQLAAENPAFSRSLATDFNPTSASASASITVVSHDVPSGFDDLAGLQTEVASIAEDEPADIRAFGTGITNAETGQVIGDSLTIVMPVVVLLLLLFLVVAYRDPIDLSLGLLSLLMTVLWTFGFLGYSGIPFNQQMIAVPVLLLAVGVDFGIHIINRYREETVEGFEPVEAMRTANNQLMVAFVIVTVTTVFGFGANVISDLTPIRDLGLASAIGIVFTFLIFGLFLPAAKLEVDRLRERYGVPEFNSKPISSEDSTLGRLLAFPARASRYAPIAFVVVLLLTGGVAAAYGSGVDTSFEQEDFLPPAEQPEYITSLPEPFAPGTYTVTETINLLEDRFATSQDQSVTIYVEGNFEEDHALAALSQPNEDPPDALAVGDGGSARPTSVATVIRSHADRNPEFGELVARNDRDGDGVPERNLDRIYDELFASPSGDRAEQYLTPDRRNAKIEYAIDADASQAEAAADARAFAEDFRYEATATGQLVVFDAITDIIFDSAIQGMILAVGLTAGFLVVAYAVLEGKPYLGIVNVFPILVAIAFLIGTMRALGLSLNALTATILSISIGLGIAYSVHATHRFIDEYNSGRNAYDAMTTTLSGTGGALLGSMLTTSLGTGALALAITPVLGDFGLLMALSVLYSFVFTVVALPPAVLLWERYRSTPTGRTAASSA from the coding sequence ATGCGACTCGGCGAGCGGATCGAGGCGGGAATACGACGCCTCAACGACGTCATCGTCGACCGCCCGCGCGCGGTCGTCGTCGCGTTCCTCCTGTTGACCGCCGTGTTCGCGGGGGGGATCGGGCTCGTCTCCACCGAGACCGAACCCACGGAGGGGTTCACCGAAGGGCTCGACGAACAGGAGGCGCTCGACGCGGTCAACGAGGAGTTCGAGGACCCGTTCGCGGCTAACGGCGAGTCGACCCAGCTGATCCACGTCAGCGGGAACGCCCTCTCGAAGGAGGCGCTCGTCAGGAACCTCCGAGTACTGGAACGCGTCGAGTCGCGGGAGTCGCTGCGGATGGCGGACGCGAACGGGGCGGCCACGACCGTCGCGCAGGCGATCGACCCCTCGGCGACCACGGTGACCGAACAGCGGCGGGCGCTGGAGGGCGCGACCGAGACCGAGGTGCGCCGGACCGTCCGCCAGCTCGCCGCCGAGAACCCGGCGTTCTCGCGCAGCCTCGCGACCGATTTCAACCCGACGAGCGCCTCGGCGTCCGCCTCGATCACGGTCGTCTCGCACGACGTCCCGAGCGGGTTCGACGATCTCGCGGGCCTCCAGACGGAGGTCGCCTCGATCGCTGAAGACGAGCCGGCGGACATCCGAGCGTTCGGCACCGGGATCACCAACGCCGAGACCGGACAGGTGATCGGCGACTCGCTGACGATCGTGATGCCCGTCGTGGTGCTGTTGCTGTTGCTGTTCCTCGTCGTCGCCTACCGCGATCCGATCGACCTCTCGCTCGGGCTGCTGTCGCTTCTGATGACGGTGTTGTGGACGTTCGGGTTCCTCGGCTACTCGGGGATCCCGTTCAACCAGCAGATGATCGCCGTTCCGGTACTCCTGCTCGCGGTCGGCGTCGACTTCGGCATCCACATCATCAACCGCTACCGCGAGGAGACCGTCGAGGGGTTCGAACCCGTCGAGGCGATGCGAACCGCGAACAACCAGCTGATGGTCGCGTTCGTCATCGTCACGGTGACCACCGTGTTCGGGTTCGGCGCGAACGTCATCTCCGATCTCACGCCGATCCGCGATCTCGGGCTCGCGTCGGCGATCGGTATCGTGTTCACCTTCCTGATCTTCGGGCTGTTCCTGCCCGCGGCGAAGCTGGAGGTCGATCGCCTGCGCGAGCGCTACGGCGTCCCCGAGTTCAACTCGAAACCGATCTCCTCGGAGGACTCGACGCTCGGACGCCTGCTCGCGTTCCCCGCGCGCGCCAGTCGGTACGCGCCGATCGCGTTCGTCGTGGTGCTACTCCTGACCGGCGGCGTCGCGGCCGCCTACGGGAGCGGCGTCGACACCTCCTTCGAGCAGGAGGACTTCCTCCCGCCGGCCGAACAGCCCGAGTACATCACGTCGCTGCCCGAGCCGTTCGCGCCCGGGACCTACACCGTCACGGAGACGATCAACCTGTTGGAAGACCGGTTCGCCACGAGCCAAGACCAGTCGGTGACGATATACGTCGAGGGGAACTTCGAGGAGGACCACGCCTTGGCGGCGCTTTCACAGCCGAACGAGGACCCGCCGGACGCGCTCGCGGTCGGTGACGGCGGAAGCGCTCGCCCGACGAGCGTCGCCACGGTGATCCGGTCGCACGCCGATCGGAACCCCGAGTTCGGCGAACTCGTCGCGCGGAACGACCGCGACGGTGACGGGGTTCCCGAACGCAACCTCGACCGGATCTACGACGAGCTGTTCGCGTCGCCGTCCGGCGACCGCGCCGAGCAGTACCTCACGCCGGACCGGCGGAACGCCAAGATCGAGTACGCGATCGACGCGGACGCGTCGCAGGCCGAGGCCGCCGCCGACGCCCGCGCGTTCGCCGAGGACTTCCGGTACGAAGCGACCGCGACCGGACAGCTCGTCGTCTTCGACGCGATCACGGACATCATCTTCGACTCGGCGATCCAAGGGATGATCCTCGCCGTGGGACTGACGGCCGGGTTCCTCGTCGTCGCCTACGCCGTGTTAGAGGGGAAACCGTACCTGGGGATCGTGAACGTCTTCCCGATCTTGGTCGCGATCGCGTTCCTCATCGGGACCATGCGGGCGCTCGGACTATCCCTGAACGCGCTGACGGCGACGATCCTCTCGATATCCATCGGGCTGGGGATCGCGTACTCGGTCCACGCGACCCACCGGTTCATTGACGAGTACAACAGCGGTCGGAACGCCTACGACGCGATGACCACGACGCTGTCGGGCACCGGGGGTGCGCTCCTCGGGAGCATGCTCACGACGTCGCTCGGCACGGGAGCGCTCGCGCTCGCGATCACGCCAGTGCTCGGGGACTTCGGGCTCCTGATGGCGCTGAGCGTTCTGTACTCGTTCGTGTTCACGGTCGTCGCGTTGCCGCCGGCGGTGTTGCTGTGGGAGCGCTACCGCAGCACGCCGACGGGACGGACCGCGGCGAGTTCGGCCTGA
- a CDS encoding exo-alpha-sialidase yields the protein MRGRRALTALLVVSLFVSGTVVVAGASVAGQSGDAVQQQAGATIRGTPELAVSVAQPTVNVGETNSVTLQVTNDGDLDLGPSSSRAVVTTARNVRVEADAGGTPLTVETGTVAIGAVTENQPGSAPIAVGVPSDVEPGTYDIDVEVRYSHTYQQSGNVVYDRQETVDREVTVEVSDDARFEITNVTTDARVGDRGTLEAEVENVGADAASGATVTLESASAGLTFGQSPRDSARIGQLEPGEATAVTYDVAFAAGAPVREYALDGTVTFDTSEGYQRVDESPSASVRPGAEQRFSIDDVDSDLYVGEQGDLRGTVTNDGPATARNVVVQYAEESPNVVPVERSVAVGTLDPGESADFRLPIEVGGEAEAVARTADVAVQYRTADLERRAYQDLELLFDVAPERDRFDVAVADRTLETGGERTLSVEVTNNLNETVGDVEARLFTDDPIATGDTDTGYAQTIEPGETVTMTFDLSATGSATPGSTYPISFDFRYDDANGDSQLSDTVRVPIDVTESEGGGLPIGPIVVVLVVLAAGGAAVWYRRR from the coding sequence GTGAGGGGGCGTCGCGCGCTCACCGCGCTCCTCGTCGTCTCCCTGTTCGTCTCCGGGACCGTGGTGGTCGCGGGGGCCTCGGTCGCGGGGCAGTCCGGCGACGCCGTCCAACAGCAGGCCGGCGCGACGATCCGTGGGACGCCGGAGCTGGCCGTCTCCGTCGCACAGCCGACGGTCAACGTCGGCGAGACCAACTCCGTCACGCTCCAAGTGACGAACGACGGCGACCTCGACCTGGGGCCGTCGAGTTCGCGTGCGGTGGTCACCACGGCGCGGAACGTTCGCGTCGAGGCCGACGCCGGTGGCACCCCGCTCACCGTCGAGACCGGAACCGTGGCGATCGGCGCTGTCACCGAGAATCAACCCGGCTCGGCACCGATCGCGGTCGGCGTCCCGAGCGACGTCGAACCGGGCACCTACGATATCGACGTCGAGGTGCGGTACTCGCATACCTACCAGCAGTCGGGCAACGTCGTCTACGACCGGCAGGAGACCGTCGACCGCGAGGTCACCGTCGAGGTGAGCGACGACGCCCGCTTCGAGATCACGAACGTGACGACCGACGCGCGGGTCGGCGACCGGGGGACGCTCGAAGCCGAGGTCGAGAACGTCGGTGCCGACGCCGCCAGCGGCGCGACGGTCACGCTGGAGTCGGCGAGCGCCGGACTCACCTTCGGGCAGAGTCCCCGTGACTCCGCCCGGATCGGCCAGTTGGAGCCCGGCGAGGCAACGGCCGTGACCTACGACGTCGCCTTCGCGGCCGGCGCTCCCGTCCGCGAGTACGCGCTCGACGGCACGGTGACCTTCGACACGAGCGAGGGGTACCAGCGCGTCGACGAGAGTCCGTCCGCGAGCGTCCGTCCCGGTGCCGAACAGCGGTTCTCGATCGACGACGTCGACTCCGACCTCTACGTCGGCGAACAGGGCGACCTCCGGGGCACGGTCACCAACGACGGCCCCGCGACCGCGCGCAACGTCGTCGTCCAGTACGCCGAGGAGTCGCCGAACGTCGTCCCCGTCGAACGCTCGGTCGCCGTCGGCACGCTCGACCCGGGCGAGTCCGCCGACTTCCGGCTGCCGATCGAGGTGGGCGGCGAGGCCGAGGCGGTCGCTCGCACCGCTGACGTCGCGGTCCAGTACCGCACCGCCGACCTCGAACGGCGGGCCTATCAGGACCTGGAGCTCCTCTTCGACGTCGCGCCCGAGCGCGACCGGTTCGACGTCGCGGTCGCCGACCGAACGCTCGAGACGGGCGGCGAGCGCACCCTCTCGGTCGAGGTGACGAACAACCTCAACGAGACGGTCGGCGACGTCGAGGCCCGGCTGTTCACCGACGATCCGATCGCGACCGGCGACACGGACACGGGGTACGCGCAGACGATCGAACCGGGCGAGACCGTGACGATGACCTTCGACCTGAGCGCGACCGGGTCGGCCACGCCCGGGAGCACGTACCCGATCTCGTTCGACTTCCGGTACGACGACGCCAACGGCGACAGCCAGCTGTCCGACACGGTCCGGGTGCCGATCGACGTGACGGAGAGCGAGGGCGGCGGGCTGCCGATCGGTCCGATCGTCGTCGTGCTCGTCGTCCTCGCGGCCGGTGGCGCGGCCGTCTGGTACCGGAGGCGGTAA
- a CDS encoding TetR/AcrR family transcriptional regulator, which yields MTRFSDEDRERIRGELVEAGRELFTRHGFERTRIKDVTEAVDIGTSTFYQFFDSKETLYVAVLKRERDRLIEQVDAAVADAATPREEVRTMLETLFDEVRSDPLISRMIVDNELQALLDQLSESERESLAADTPGEPLGYADRWVEDPSFRFDDPDLVRDAVTSLVFTTRSQELVREPGTTTDPTRVDRALIDTIVDGLFVDGAGEAADGE from the coding sequence ATGACTCGGTTCAGCGACGAGGACCGCGAGCGGATCCGCGGGGAGTTGGTCGAGGCGGGCCGCGAGCTGTTCACCAGACACGGCTTCGAGCGGACGCGGATCAAGGACGTGACCGAGGCCGTCGACATCGGGACGAGCACGTTCTACCAGTTCTTCGACTCGAAGGAGACGCTGTACGTCGCCGTGCTGAAACGGGAGCGCGACCGGCTCATCGAGCAGGTCGACGCCGCGGTCGCGGACGCCGCGACACCGCGCGAGGAGGTTCGGACGATGCTCGAGACGCTGTTCGACGAGGTTCGCTCCGACCCGCTCATCTCGCGGATGATCGTCGACAACGAGCTCCAAGCGCTGCTCGATCAGCTCTCCGAGTCCGAGCGGGAGTCGCTCGCGGCCGACACGCCGGGCGAGCCGCTGGGCTACGCCGACCGATGGGTCGAGGACCCGTCGTTCCGGTTCGACGACCCCGACCTCGTCCGGGACGCGGTCACCTCGCTGGTCTTCACCACGCGCTCACAGGAGCTGGTGCGCGAGCCCGGCACCACGACCGACCCCACCCGCGTCGACCGAGCGCTGATCGACACCATCGTCGACGGGCTGTTCGTCGACGGCGCGGGCGAGGCGGCCGACGGCGAGTGA
- a CDS encoding BGTF surface domain-containing protein produces the protein MLVDDERATKIGAKQGVATQNTTTTMTNDTNYRGKANAVFFAAVMVISMVAVGFAAAPAAAAGSTNVDISYNVPTDGQTITTGTEVAPNATVSVTGGSDNLNESNVGDGDVLAFQVDSGSGFETIDSVDFSTINIAPSESEDIVFDGAESAIGDLEAGSYTHRVALLDSSDAVVSDTDGDYASSDQTLNVEDPDVAYEVNGNTQSIYYQGQDINATGLAPNTDYTLRFVDDFESDGTISSSSFEAEYEADADGIVEIDSSSLESGDYFLRGPGIAENRDNSFELTVQDFSAEWAEDSYNTGDEAAELEVDSQRNSYNVIISSDSLDYDELSNLFADADGPIAGVSANENEDDDEYIVRGFRDDSIIANFSNTDLSAGDYEFDLEVYDTEASDSAAVTLEEEDANAGFANSVTTSASGDVVEFTVELEDTDSTFVSIGGDSVGYFDVVYVEDDNDDDEVTFQVNTRTLGTDEADSAYSTEEDIVEPDAAGEGATFEDDNGNTYSDAEAFRTSQDGLDQGDLIRPIQPGEYDLIASDGEFVADSDNELVIDNELDIATLDLTTPTIDGVTTHVAPSASTDDADNVEQLLEEVNVSENVALNDRMVIQVEADGVEGDIAQRSGANLYELDEGVDGQYLNQLIDADEQAVTFDVEATSATANQDPAQLNFDQTTVYFGDGQFFVVVDTRQSNAFDRSVSDGDSFDVTYEYETDEDERYRFVSGSPPVWDSNDNADSFPYFGSDEGASAETSFTLEDREATFDNENADGDIEVEVAEDATLSGTTNVAPGTEISVRLRSASGVSPQFIQTDDDIEVAEDGTFEATVDSTEGEVGTEATARFRVGSTNVEEADAILVESVEQSATFEVSDLNPEEATATAGDSVDVSATIENTGNAEGTQTVALTLDGDELDTTEVTLADGNSTTVEFTADTSGLEAGDYEHGVATDNDEATGTLTIEASGDGSGDDSSGDDSSGDDSSGDDSSGDDSSGDSSGDSTDDGAPGFGALVALVALIAAALIATRRND, from the coding sequence ATGTTGGTCGATGACGAACGGGCGACTAAGATTGGGGCAAAGCAGGGTGTCGCGACGCAGAACACAACAACAACAATGACAAACGATACAAACTATCGCGGGAAGGCCAACGCGGTCTTCTTCGCGGCGGTCATGGTCATCTCCATGGTTGCGGTCGGATTTGCTGCCGCCCCCGCGGCTGCGGCAGGATCCACCAATGTGGACATTTCGTACAATGTCCCGACAGATGGACAGACCATTACAACCGGTACCGAAGTAGCACCGAACGCCACCGTCTCAGTTACTGGTGGTTCGGATAACCTCAATGAGAGTAACGTTGGAGATGGTGACGTACTCGCGTTCCAGGTAGACTCTGGTAGCGGGTTCGAGACCATCGACTCCGTTGACTTCTCGACAATCAACATCGCTCCGAGTGAGAGCGAAGACATAGTCTTCGACGGTGCCGAATCCGCTATCGGTGATCTTGAAGCGGGTTCCTACACCCACCGTGTCGCTCTGCTCGATTCGAGTGATGCTGTTGTTAGTGACACTGATGGCGACTACGCCTCCAGTGATCAGACGCTGAACGTTGAGGATCCGGATGTTGCCTACGAAGTCAACGGCAACACCCAGTCCATCTACTACCAGGGTCAGGACATCAACGCGACGGGGCTCGCACCGAATACGGACTACACGCTCCGTTTCGTTGATGACTTCGAGAGTGACGGCACGATCTCGTCCAGCTCGTTCGAAGCCGAGTACGAGGCAGACGCTGACGGTATCGTCGAGATCGATTCGAGCAGCCTCGAATCGGGCGATTACTTCCTCCGCGGCCCCGGTATTGCGGAGAACCGCGACAATAGCTTCGAGCTGACTGTTCAGGACTTCAGCGCAGAGTGGGCTGAGGACTCCTACAACACTGGTGACGAGGCAGCTGAGCTGGAAGTCGATTCCCAGCGGAACAGCTACAACGTCATCATCAGCTCGGACAGCCTTGATTACGACGAACTCTCGAACCTGTTCGCTGACGCCGACGGCCCGATCGCCGGTGTCAGTGCTAACGAGAACGAGGACGATGACGAATACATCGTCCGCGGGTTCCGCGATGACTCGATTATCGCGAACTTCAGCAACACTGACCTCAGTGCCGGTGACTACGAGTTTGACCTCGAGGTCTACGACACCGAGGCTTCGGACTCTGCCGCCGTGACCCTCGAAGAAGAGGACGCAAACGCAGGCTTCGCTAACAGTGTTACCACCAGCGCATCTGGTGACGTCGTCGAGTTCACCGTCGAACTCGAAGACACTGACAGTACCTTCGTCAGCATCGGCGGAGACAGTGTCGGCTACTTCGATGTCGTGTACGTCGAAGACGACAACGATGACGATGAAGTGACCTTCCAGGTCAACACGCGTACGCTCGGCACCGACGAAGCCGACAGCGCGTACTCCACAGAAGAGGATATCGTCGAGCCTGACGCGGCAGGCGAGGGCGCTACCTTCGAAGACGATAACGGAAACACCTACAGCGACGCTGAAGCTTTCCGCACCAGCCAGGACGGTCTTGATCAGGGCGACCTGATCCGTCCGATCCAGCCCGGTGAGTACGACCTCATCGCTAGTGACGGTGAGTTCGTTGCCGACAGCGACAACGAACTCGTTATTGACAACGAACTCGACATCGCGACGCTCGACCTCACGACGCCGACAATTGACGGCGTCACGACGCACGTCGCGCCGTCTGCGTCGACTGACGACGCCGACAATGTCGAGCAACTTCTCGAAGAGGTGAACGTGAGCGAAAACGTTGCCCTGAACGACCGGATGGTCATTCAGGTCGAAGCTGACGGTGTCGAAGGCGACATCGCGCAGCGCAGCGGTGCGAACCTCTACGAGCTTGATGAGGGCGTTGATGGGCAGTACCTCAATCAGCTCATCGACGCTGACGAGCAGGCTGTGACCTTCGATGTTGAAGCAACGTCGGCGACTGCGAACCAGGACCCGGCCCAGCTCAACTTCGACCAGACAACCGTCTACTTCGGTGACGGCCAGTTCTTCGTCGTGGTCGACACGCGCCAGAGTAACGCGTTCGACCGCTCGGTCTCCGACGGTGACTCCTTCGATGTCACCTACGAGTACGAGACCGACGAAGACGAGCGTTACCGCTTCGTGTCCGGATCGCCGCCGGTGTGGGACAGCAACGACAACGCTGACTCCTTCCCGTACTTCGGGTCTGATGAGGGGGCGTCCGCTGAGACTTCCTTCACGCTCGAAGACCGCGAGGCAACCTTCGACAACGAGAACGCTGACGGCGACATTGAAGTCGAAGTCGCTGAAGACGCGACCCTGTCGGGTACGACGAATGTCGCCCCCGGCACGGAGATCAGCGTCCGCCTGCGCTCGGCTTCGGGTGTCTCCCCGCAGTTCATCCAGACAGATGACGACATAGAGGTTGCCGAGGACGGAACGTTCGAGGCAACGGTCGACTCGACTGAAGGTGAAGTCGGTACCGAAGCGACGGCTCGCTTCCGCGTCGGCAGCACCAACGTTGAGGAGGCTGACGCCATCCTCGTCGAATCGGTCGAGCAGTCCGCGACCTTCGAGGTCTCGGACCTGAACCCTGAGGAAGCCACCGCGACGGCTGGCGACTCGGTCGACGTTTCGGCGACGATCGAGAACACCGGCAACGCGGAAGGCACCCAGACTGTCGCGCTCACGCTTGACGGCGACGAGCTGGACACGACGGAAGTGACGCTCGCCGATGGTAACAGTACCACCGTCGAGTTCACGGCCGACACGTCCGGTCTCGAAGCCGGCGACTACGAGCACGGCGTTGCCACCGACAACGATGAGGCAACCGGCACGCTGACCATCGAGGCCAGCGGCGACGGCTCCGGTGACGACTCCTCTGGTGACGACTCCAGCGGAGACGACTCCTCTGGTGACGACTCCAGCGGAGACGACTCCTCTGGTGACTCCAGCGGCGACTCCACCGACGACGGTGCGCCCGGCTTCGGCGCGCTCGTCGCGCTCGTCGCCCTCATCGCTGCTGCGCTGATCGCGACCCGCCGCAACGACTAA
- a CDS encoding pyridoxamine 5'-phosphate oxidase family protein, whose protein sequence is MPTNSEVEMSPAEVDALLSRHETGVLALARDDAPYAIPISYGYDADDRALYLRLVSTPDSEKREFLASTPQARVVVYEDDDGEYASVVGVGPLERVDLDELTPETIAQYGEARRPLFEIWADDKPDLDIELYRFAPETLTGRTVVVERDDE, encoded by the coding sequence ATGCCGACGAACAGCGAGGTCGAGATGTCTCCGGCGGAGGTGGACGCGCTCTTGTCCCGCCACGAGACGGGAGTGCTCGCGCTCGCGCGCGACGACGCGCCGTACGCGATCCCGATCTCGTACGGGTACGACGCGGACGACCGCGCGCTGTACCTCCGGCTGGTGTCGACGCCCGACAGCGAGAAGCGCGAGTTCCTCGCGTCGACGCCGCAGGCCCGCGTCGTCGTCTACGAGGACGACGACGGCGAGTACGCGAGCGTCGTCGGCGTCGGTCCCCTCGAACGGGTCGACCTCGACGAACTGACTCCCGAGACGATCGCGCAGTACGGCGAGGCCCGACGCCCCCTCTTCGAGATCTGGGCGGACGACAAGCCGGACTTGGACATCGAACTCTACCGTTTCGCCCCCGAGACGCTGACCGGGCGGACCGTCGTCGTCGAACGCGACGACGAGTAG
- a CDS encoding helix-turn-helix domain-containing protein, with amino-acid sequence MGSGIRAEVSLPTEAPSPFDGVVDGTTPVTGVSRCTPADDRERVVVEFIADADLSVPEGVDVVFDYGGRAAYRFDAAVDPDSPFAVLDRHETPVSEAVVRDGRLRVTFHASDLPTLRSVLEAFRDGCPDMEVLRLLQSTTTPTESDLVTVDRSELTERQREVLAAAYEAGYFDHPKGANAGEVAASLGIGRSTFTEHLAAAQRKLFGALLD; translated from the coding sequence ATGGGATCGGGAATCCGGGCGGAGGTCTCGCTGCCGACCGAAGCGCCCTCGCCGTTCGACGGCGTCGTCGACGGGACGACCCCGGTCACCGGCGTCTCGCGCTGCACGCCGGCGGACGACCGCGAGCGCGTCGTCGTGGAGTTCATCGCGGACGCCGACCTGTCGGTCCCCGAGGGGGTCGACGTCGTCTTCGATTACGGGGGGCGAGCGGCCTACCGGTTCGACGCCGCGGTCGACCCCGACTCGCCGTTCGCCGTACTCGACCGCCACGAGACCCCCGTCTCCGAGGCGGTGGTCCGCGACGGGCGGCTCCGCGTCACCTTCCACGCGAGCGACTTGCCGACGCTGCGGTCCGTGTTGGAGGCGTTCCGCGACGGTTGCCCGGACATGGAGGTGTTACGCTTGCTCCAGTCGACGACGACCCCGACCGAGTCGGACTTGGTGACCGTCGATCGGAGCGAACTGACGGAGCGCCAGCGCGAGGTGCTCGCGGCCGCCTACGAGGCGGGCTACTTCGACCACCCGAAGGGGGCCAACGCCGGGGAGGTGGCGGCGTCGCTGGGCATCGGCCGGTCGACGTTCACGGAACACCTCGCGGCCGCCCAGCGGAAGCTGTTCGGGGCGCTGCTCGATTGA
- a CDS encoding helix-turn-helix domain-containing protein, with product MKRTPRANDATTTDDDAALDATFEALADGDCRAILAAATTPKTTSELAEACDIALSTAYRKVELLSETPLLAEGVRFDPDGDHAAEYVRDAADAAVELGDDGVTLSVDGDGADPLASALDTPGVSAD from the coding sequence ATGAAACGAACCCCGCGAGCGAACGACGCCACGACGACCGACGACGACGCGGCGCTCGACGCGACGTTCGAGGCGCTCGCCGACGGCGACTGCCGCGCGATCCTCGCGGCCGCGACGACGCCGAAGACGACGAGCGAACTCGCCGAGGCCTGCGATATCGCGCTCTCGACCGCCTACCGGAAGGTCGAACTGCTGAGCGAGACTCCGCTGCTCGCCGAGGGCGTCCGGTTCGACCCGGACGGCGACCACGCGGCCGAGTACGTCCGCGACGCCGCGGACGCTGCGGTCGAACTCGGCGACGACGGCGTGACGCTCTCGGTCGACGGCGACGGGGCCGACCCTCTCGCGTCCGCGCTCGACACGCCCGGCGTCTCCGCCGACTGA